Proteins encoded within one genomic window of Bacteroides sedimenti:
- a CDS encoding family 65 glycosyl hydrolase domain-containing protein: protein MKKYLKTDEWNIIEEGFHVKDQRASESIFSIGNGRIGQRGNFEEKYTGDTLQGSYIAGIYFQDRTRVGWWKNGYPRYFSRMPNAPYWSGINLRLIDEELDLELWDVDQFDRKLSMRDGISERTFTVTSPKGYTLQIHVERFYSMTQLNLCLIKYSVTSVNYEGKISLLPYINGDVVHESSNFNEKMWNIILAETTREYALLWAQTKREDSQVCCATTYQLFKNSKEITSRPIRIEKEKLVGFSVGSDVKPGERLSLIKYTSIVSSLYCDRKKLVEQSVSEAQKAKSTGWENLLEEQRKEWSKIWDIMDVKIEGDDEVQQAIRFNIFQIRQNYKGDNPSLNIGAKGFTGEKYGGNTQWNTELCCIPYYLLSGSEKLAVNLLLYRYNHLPKAIENAEKLGFLNGAALYPMVTMDGNECHNEWEITFEEIHRNGIIAYTIDLYTNYTGKTDYVAKYGLEVLIGISRFWSQRVSFSTPKQKYVILGVTGPNEYENNVDNNWYTNYSCVQNLKSTLHYLKLVQKEYPTEYQRIIAKTNFEPEETKRWKDIIENMFFPEDKETGIFVQQDGYLDKELNVVADINPAERPISQHWSWDRILRSCFIKQSDVLLGIYLYGNNFSRSTVKKNFKFYEPRTLHESSLSYFVHSILAARIGDIEKAYDLFLKATRLDLDDYNNDLKEGLHITSMPGSWLALVEGFAGIKLKNGKVSFDPLIPQKWKSYSFKVNFNGYFLLIKIAKEEIIVNNLAEVDIDIQVLDQNYTIKRNGFLTIPLK, encoded by the coding sequence ATGAAAAAATACCTTAAAACTGACGAATGGAATATCATTGAAGAAGGCTTTCACGTTAAAGACCAAAGAGCATCTGAAAGCATATTCAGTATTGGTAATGGTAGAATAGGACAACGTGGAAATTTTGAGGAAAAATACACCGGCGATACTCTCCAGGGCTCTTACATAGCTGGTATTTATTTTCAAGACCGCACTCGTGTTGGATGGTGGAAAAACGGATATCCCCGCTATTTTTCACGCATGCCTAATGCTCCTTACTGGAGTGGAATTAATCTCAGATTAATAGATGAAGAACTTGATCTGGAACTGTGGGATGTAGATCAGTTTGACCGCAAACTTTCTATGAGAGATGGCATCTCAGAAAGGACATTTACCGTAACATCACCTAAAGGATATACATTACAAATACATGTTGAACGCTTTTATAGCATGACTCAACTGAATCTTTGTTTAATAAAATACAGCGTAACTTCCGTAAATTACGAAGGTAAGATTTCTCTTCTGCCCTATATCAATGGAGATGTGGTACATGAAAGTTCCAATTTTAATGAAAAGATGTGGAACATTATTCTAGCAGAAACAACCCGAGAATATGCATTGTTATGGGCTCAGACTAAACGTGAAGATTCACAAGTTTGTTGTGCTACCACTTATCAGTTATTTAAAAACAGCAAAGAAATTACTAGTCGACCTATCAGAATTGAGAAAGAAAAGCTGGTTGGCTTCAGTGTAGGTAGTGATGTAAAACCTGGTGAAAGATTATCTTTAATTAAATACACTTCTATTGTCTCCTCATTATATTGTGACAGAAAAAAGCTAGTTGAACAGTCTGTTAGTGAGGCTCAAAAAGCTAAATCTACGGGATGGGAAAATCTCCTGGAAGAGCAACGCAAAGAATGGAGTAAAATCTGGGATATAATGGACGTAAAAATTGAGGGAGATGATGAAGTTCAGCAAGCAATCCGATTTAATATATTCCAGATACGCCAAAACTACAAGGGAGACAATCCAAGTTTGAACATTGGAGCTAAAGGATTTACCGGTGAAAAATATGGAGGGAACACTCAATGGAATACCGAATTATGCTGTATACCTTACTATCTGTTATCCGGTTCAGAAAAATTAGCTGTAAATCTGTTGCTGTATCGGTATAACCATCTGCCTAAAGCAATCGAAAATGCAGAAAAACTTGGATTTTTAAATGGAGCAGCACTCTACCCTATGGTAACAATGGATGGAAATGAGTGCCATAATGAATGGGAAATAACTTTTGAAGAAATTCATCGAAATGGTATTATTGCCTATACCATCGATTTATATACAAATTACACAGGCAAAACAGATTATGTTGCCAAATACGGACTTGAGGTTCTTATTGGAATTTCGCGATTCTGGAGTCAACGTGTGAGTTTCTCCACTCCTAAACAAAAATATGTTATCCTTGGAGTCACGGGACCCAATGAATATGAAAACAATGTAGACAACAACTGGTATACCAATTATAGTTGCGTACAAAATTTAAAATCAACTCTCCATTACCTGAAACTGGTTCAGAAAGAATATCCGACAGAATATCAAAGGATAATTGCAAAAACAAATTTTGAACCAGAGGAAACCAAAAGATGGAAAGATATCATTGAGAACATGTTTTTTCCTGAAGATAAAGAAACTGGAATATTCGTTCAGCAAGACGGTTATCTTGATAAGGAATTAAATGTCGTTGCAGATATTAATCCCGCAGAACGTCCTATCAGTCAACATTGGTCGTGGGACCGAATTCTACGTTCATGTTTCATTAAACAAAGTGATGTTTTATTGGGGATATATCTGTACGGTAACAACTTCAGCCGAAGTACTGTAAAGAAAAACTTTAAGTTTTACGAGCCACGTACATTACACGAATCATCTCTGTCATATTTTGTACACTCTATTCTGGCTGCACGAATAGGTGATATTGAAAAAGCTTATGACCTTTTCCTGAAGGCTACACGTCTTGATTTAGACGATTATAATAATGACCTGAAAGAAGGGCTGCATATCACCAGCATGCCAGGCAGCTGGCTTGCCTTGGTGGAAGGGTTTGCCGGAATTAAACTCAAAAACGGGAAAGTGTCATTCGACCCACTCATCCCTCAAAAATGGAAATCCTATTCCTTTAAGGTCAATTTTAACGGATATTTTCTACTGATCAAAATTGCAAAGGAAGAGATCATTGTAAACAATTTGGCAGAAGTTGATATTGACATACAAGTCTTGGATCAGAATTATACAATCAAAAGGAATGGTTTCTTAACAATCCCGCTAAAATAA
- a CDS encoding LacI family DNA-binding transcriptional regulator, with product MNYKPQITIKDIAKALNVSPSTVSRALKNNPDISEETRNIINKFAREHNYKPNELAFNLRTSRSNTIGVIIPQFIHHFFSCVLDGIEEVASKAGYNIIIAQSNEEYEREVKIVHSFLAARVCGVITSLAKDTSHYEHYQELLDNNIPIVFYDRICTGINTERVVVDDYAGAFSAVEYMIQTGCKRILFYSAPLHLEISKNRRNGYLDAMRKYKIPVDDSMIKICDTREQAIAITPDILESPDRPDGFFAINDETASGILYSCKLAELKVPEEISICGFSDGIIAQTTDPKLTTVEQHGKEVGESAINLLIEKLENKNPEEKRSGNKIVKTNLIVRGTTK from the coding sequence ATGAATTATAAACCTCAAATCACAATTAAAGATATTGCCAAGGCTTTGAATGTCTCTCCATCAACAGTATCGAGGGCCTTAAAAAACAACCCTGATATTAGTGAAGAAACAAGAAACATTATAAATAAGTTCGCACGAGAGCATAACTATAAGCCTAATGAGCTTGCTTTTAACTTAAGAACCAGTCGTTCTAACACTATCGGGGTAATCATTCCACAATTTATTCATCATTTTTTTTCTTGTGTACTTGATGGAATTGAAGAGGTGGCTTCAAAAGCCGGATATAATATTATTATCGCCCAGTCCAACGAAGAATATGAACGTGAGGTAAAGATCGTTCATTCATTTCTTGCAGCACGTGTATGTGGTGTTATTACATCCTTGGCCAAAGATACCTCACATTATGAACACTATCAGGAATTGCTAGATAACAATATCCCTATAGTATTTTACGATCGAATCTGCACCGGGATTAATACGGAACGTGTTGTTGTTGATGATTATGCAGGAGCCTTTTCCGCAGTGGAATATATGATTCAAACCGGATGTAAGCGAATCTTGTTTTACAGTGCTCCACTTCACTTGGAAATCTCCAAAAACAGAAGAAACGGATATTTGGATGCTATGAGAAAATATAAAATTCCGGTTGACGACAGTATGATAAAAATATGCGATACTAGAGAACAAGCAATTGCTATCACTCCGGATATACTGGAATCTCCGGATCGTCCTGATGGTTTTTTTGCTATCAACGATGAAACAGCATCGGGGATCTTATATTCATGCAAACTGGCAGAGTTGAAAGTTCCCGAAGAAATTTCCATCTGCGGATTCTCTGATGGAATTATTGCACAAACTACCGATCCCAAACTCACAACTGTAGAACAGCACGGTAAAGAAGTTGGTGAGAGTGCTATTAACCTCTTAATAGAAAAGCTTGAGAATAAAAACCCGGAAGAAAAAAGAAGCGGAAATAAAATCGTCAAGACTAACCTTATTGTAAGAGGAACAACTAAATAA
- a CDS encoding MFS transporter, with translation MKTKPDLSFWKLWNISFGFFGVQIAYALQSANISRIFATLGADPHNLSYFWILPPLAGIIVQPIIGSASDKTWTRFGRRIPYLFVGSLIAVIIMCLLPNAGSFTKIFNAMLFGIIALMFLDTSINMAMQPFKMMVGDFVNEKQKGLAYSIQSFLCNAGSLVGYMFPFIFTFFGISNIAEKGLVPDSVIYSFYIGAAILILCVIYTTIKVKEMPPKEFEEFHGITAAEKKEKTDFISLLIHAPKVFWTVGLVQFFSWAAFMYMWTYTNGAIADNVWGTTNTATAEYQEAGNWVGVLFAIQAIGSVCWAVVLPMFKSRKFAYSFSLLLGGLGFISTQFMHNQYILFAAYFLIGFAWAAMLAMPFTILTNSISGKNMGAYLGLFNGTICIPQICAALVGGILLRVVGGKQVNMLVLAGCFLIIGAACVWIIKETLPKHKLNSAEN, from the coding sequence ATGAAAACAAAACCAGATCTAAGCTTTTGGAAACTATGGAATATTAGTTTCGGATTTTTTGGTGTTCAAATTGCATATGCACTTCAAAGTGCAAACATCAGTCGTATATTTGCTACATTGGGGGCCGATCCACATAATCTGAGTTACTTTTGGATTCTTCCTCCTTTGGCAGGAATTATTGTACAACCAATTATTGGCTCAGCAAGCGATAAGACCTGGACTCGTTTCGGTCGACGGATACCTTATCTTTTCGTCGGTTCTCTGATAGCTGTCATTATTATGTGTCTTCTACCAAATGCCGGTAGCTTCACTAAAATATTTAATGCAATGCTATTTGGTATAATAGCTTTGATGTTTCTGGATACCTCCATTAATATGGCCATGCAGCCTTTTAAAATGATGGTTGGTGATTTTGTAAATGAAAAACAAAAAGGACTTGCTTATTCAATTCAAAGCTTTCTTTGCAATGCCGGAAGTCTTGTAGGATACATGTTCCCGTTTATTTTTACGTTCTTCGGAATCAGTAATATTGCAGAAAAGGGACTGGTTCCTGACTCAGTGATTTATTCATTTTACATTGGTGCTGCAATATTAATTTTATGTGTTATCTATACCACAATCAAGGTTAAAGAAATGCCTCCTAAAGAATTTGAAGAGTTTCACGGAATCACTGCTGCAGAAAAGAAGGAGAAAACCGATTTTATTTCTTTATTAATTCATGCTCCTAAAGTATTCTGGACTGTAGGCTTGGTACAATTCTTCTCTTGGGCTGCATTCATGTATATGTGGACATATACCAACGGGGCAATAGCCGACAATGTATGGGGAACGACTAATACAGCAACTGCTGAATATCAGGAGGCAGGAAACTGGGTTGGCGTGCTATTCGCTATACAAGCAATCGGGTCAGTTTGTTGGGCGGTTGTATTACCTATGTTTAAATCTCGAAAATTTGCTTATTCATTCAGTTTACTCTTAGGTGGCCTTGGTTTTATCTCTACTCAATTCATGCATAATCAATATATATTGTTTGCAGCTTATTTCCTAATCGGCTTTGCATGGGCAGCTATGCTGGCAATGCCATTTACAATATTAACTAATTCCATTTCAGGAAAAAACATGGGAGCATACCTCGGATTATTTAATGGCACCATCTGTATTCCACAAATTTGTGCTGCTCTGGTTGGGGGAATATTGTTACGTGTTGTTGGAGGGAAACAGGTAAACATGCTTGTTTTGGCAGGTTGCTTCCTGATTATCGGTGCCGCATGTGTCTGGATTATTAAAGAAACTTTGCCAAAACATAAACTCAATTCTGCAGAAAATTAG